AATGGTGTCCGATGTCATGCGGCGCCATTATTTAACGATGGGCAGCCGAAGCCTTTTCAATCTGTTTCATCACGTAATACTGCTGCGCAATCGACAAGATATTGTTCACCAACCAGTACAGCACCAGGCCGGCCGGGAAGAAGAAGAAAAAGATTGAAAAAATGATGGGCATGAACATCATGACCTTGGCCTGAATCGGGTCCGGTGGGGGGGGATTCAGCTTGGTCTGAATGAACATGGTGATCGCCATGATCACGGGCAAGATGTAATACGGATCCGGCACTGACAAGTCCGTCACCCAGCCCAGCCATGGCGCATTACGCATCTCCACACTGGCCAACAAGACCCAATAAAGTGCAATGAACACAGGGATTTGAATCAAGATAGGTAGACAGCCACCGAGCGGATTGATTTTCTCTGTCTTATAGAGTTCCATCATGGCCTGATTGAGCTTGGCCTTGTCGTTGGCATAGAGCTCACGAAGCTTCATCAGACGCGGCGTAACAGCCTTCATCTTGGCCATCGACTTATAGCTTGCGGCCGACAGCGGATAGAAAATCAGCTTAATGATGATGGTCAACAGAACAATCGCCCAACCCCAGTTCGCCACCACACCATAGAGTTGATCCAACAACCAATAGATGGGTTTAGCCAAGAAAGTTAACCAGCCGTAGTCCACTACCAGATCAAGACCAGGGGCAAGCTTTTCCAAAACATCTTGCAGTTGTGGGCCAGAAAAAAGAACGGCCTCGTGGGTCTGTTGTGCACCGGGTGCCAGGGCTGGCAGTGCCTGAATCAAACCGACGCTATAAAGATTGTTTTCTACACGGCGTGTGTAGAACTCGCGTGCGGCTTCATTTTGGGGAATCCACGCGCTAACAAAGTAATGCTGCACGATACCGAACCAGCCATCGCTTGCCGATTTCACATGGGAAGCTTTGTTCTTTTCAATGTCGCCAAAATCGATTTTTTGGAATTTACCCTCTTGGGTAAACACGGCAGGACCAATAAAGGTTTGATAAAACTGACTCTCCCCAGGTGGACGATCCCCGTTGCGCATTAATTGCAGATAGATCATTGGCGTTGCCGTATCTGCACCCGTATTTTGAACAGTGTGGGAGACCTTCACAGCAAAACCTTTCTCATCTAGAGAATAGGTTTTGGTTAATTTCATGCCGCCAGACTCGGCCATCAAAGCAACATGGCGATTGGGGTCCAGACCTTCGCGCACCGGAACCCGCTTAAACACGGAGGTGTGATTAGGATAAGAGGCCTGAGCAGCAGATTGCCCAATCAGACCAGAATGGGCTTCGTATCGGCGGGCAGGGTTTTGATCAAAAAGAATGACACGTTTACCCTCATAAGCGTCAGAAAACTGGTTTAACAAGACAGCCCGAGTGATCCGGCTACCTTGGGTATCAATCTCTAATTCAATTTCACCGTTTTTTAATGTGATTTTCTCGCCCACAGCCGCTGTTGCGGCAATGGGTGTTGCAGCGGCTTTTGCAGCCTCTTTATTGACCTGAGTGGGGGTGGGAATGGCAGCACTATCGGGCTTTGCGGCCGCTGGAACGGCAGATGGGCCAGAGCTTGTTCCTGTTGCCCCGTCAGCGCCAACCACCTTTTCAACCTTGGGGGTGGGTGATCCAAACATCGATCCTTGGCCCGTGTGACGCATGTACGCATCCCAGAGCATCAACAAAGACATCGAGAAAATTACCCACAAAATGGCACGACGAGTATCCATAGGATTCAATCAGTAATAGATGGTTGAGATGAAATACGTTGTGTGTTGAATGACTTGGCAGGAACGGGGTCAAGGCCACCCGTGGCCCAGGGATGACAGCGGCAAAGCCGCTTGGTGGTCAGCCAGCCGCCCGAAAACAAACCATGCTCTTGAAACGACTCAATAGCATAGTCTGAACAGTGGGGAAGATAACGGCATCTGGGGCCAATGATTGGCCGAATGGTCCACTGGTAAAGCCGAACCAGTAAAACGGCAATAGCGCGGGGAACCACACCAAGGCGCACAAGAGTTTGTTTCATTGTTGCGTCTCTATTGCCTTTTCCATTGCCTGTAATAGGTGTTGCCTTGTGTCGTTTCGGCCAACTAAGTTCCAGTGAAGCTTTGGTATCAGGGCCCGAACCCGAACCACCAAGGCAAAGCCCGAGGGAACAGGAGCATCTGGCTTTCGAAACCAATCCCGCGCCCAGCGCTTGATTTGATTTCTTTGAACTGCTGTCCGAACGAGCTTTTTTGGAAGAACAAACCCAAGCCGAGGACCATCTTGAGAAGGGATCCGATACACCAAAAATGACCCACTTCGCCCTAACGGACGGGTCATTAGCGCTTGCTGAAACGCTTTTGGATCATGCAAGCGATCATCACGCTTGCCCATGTTCAAACGTTACAGCTCAGACAGCAAGACGCTTACGACCCTTGGCACGGCGGGCACGAATAAC
The nucleotide sequence above comes from beta proteobacterium MWH-UniP1. Encoded proteins:
- the yidD gene encoding membrane protein insertion efficiency factor YidD, which translates into the protein MKQTLVRLGVVPRAIAVLLVRLYQWTIRPIIGPRCRYLPHCSDYAIESFQEHGLFSGGWLTTKRLCRCHPWATGGLDPVPAKSFNTQRISSQPSITD
- a CDS encoding ribonuclease P protein component; this translates as MGKRDDRLHDPKAFQQALMTRPLGRSGSFLVYRIPSQDGPRLGFVLPKKLVRTAVQRNQIKRWARDWFRKPDAPVPSGFALVVRVRALIPKLHWNLVGRNDTRQHLLQAMEKAIETQQ
- the yidC gene encoding membrane protein insertase YidC; this encodes MDTRRAILWVIFSMSLLMLWDAYMRHTGQGSMFGSPTPKVEKVVGADGATGTSSGPSAVPAAAKPDSAAIPTPTQVNKEAAKAAATPIAATAAVGEKITLKNGEIELEIDTQGSRITRAVLLNQFSDAYEGKRVILFDQNPARRYEAHSGLIGQSAAQASYPNHTSVFKRVPVREGLDPNRHVALMAESGGMKLTKTYSLDEKGFAVKVSHTVQNTGADTATPMIYLQLMRNGDRPPGESQFYQTFIGPAVFTQEGKFQKIDFGDIEKNKASHVKSASDGWFGIVQHYFVSAWIPQNEAAREFYTRRVENNLYSVGLIQALPALAPGAQQTHEAVLFSGPQLQDVLEKLAPGLDLVVDYGWLTFLAKPIYWLLDQLYGVVANWGWAIVLLTIIIKLIFYPLSAASYKSMAKMKAVTPRLMKLRELYANDKAKLNQAMMELYKTEKINPLGGCLPILIQIPVFIALYWVLLASVEMRNAPWLGWVTDLSVPDPYYILPVIMAITMFIQTKLNPPPPDPIQAKVMMFMPIIFSIFFFFFPAGLVLYWLVNNILSIAQQYYVMKQIEKASAAHR